The nucleotide window ATCCAATATGTTAAAAGGTTACAATTTTagtaattataattatacagGTATCAGTTTACAAAATGCCTTATGGGCATCAAGAAAAAATAGTTTaagtaatataataaatataagaaaagaTTCAAGTTCTATATTATTGAATAGattaagaaataaaagaagTCTAACTTCTAAAGATGATTTGAATGTATTAACAAGTAGTTTAATGAATGCTAAAAAAGATGccaaaaaaaatgataatgatattaataagaaaatacaTGTTCTTctaaaagaaaaatgtagtatttttaaaaatgaaaaaaaaaaattatgtaagAAAGGAAGTAAATGTTATTCTAATGACAAAGAACATATTActaaatattttgtaaatttatatttatctgAAGATAagttaaataaaatgatcGATTCTTTAGAAACGAGATATATCAttagaaataatattatggaaggaaatattataaacgtattgaatatattagaaGAGGAATATTCAGAAATGTTTACTAATGAACAAGCTATATTTAACATAGCTATGTTATATACACAACAAttaatagaaatattaaaaccaaataaaaaatatataaagtcCTTATCATtaagaaaacaaaaaaataataaaaataaaaagagaGAAATTTGTAATAATTACGAACTAggaaaaaacaaatataatgatagtTTATGTAGTGATAGTAgttataaaacatataacACTTTAAGCGataatcatttttatgatgatataaaaacGGAATACAATTCATCTGATAGTTTATTCTGTGATGAAGAATTATCATTTgttgataaaaaaaataatgcAATAACATCTAAGCTAGAAAAAGTATATAATGGAgaatataaacaaaaaatgaaagaTCATAAAATGAAACATAATAGagataaaaaagaatatggAAATGgtaatgaaaaattaaatgatagtgaaaaacataatataaagaacgtgaataataatgtaaataatagtaataataatatgaatatattaaacaGTAACTCAAAAAACACAAAAGGAGATATGGATGGTATGGTATCGTCTAATACAGgaaatatacatacaacaaatgataaagaaaatatagGAGAAAACAAGATAGATTCctataataaagataaaaaaaaagaatcaAATAATGAggattttttaaaagaaaagaaaatagaacaaattatatataaaaatatttgttcGAATTATGACGAGGGATTTTCTAGAACAAATAATTTGCAAGAAGACTACAAATCTCATTTTAATAAGTTATTGAAAcaatatgaattttttaatgaCGATAAtccatataaaaatgaatgtaaaaagaataattataaaaatataaacacagaacaaaattatatatcttcAAGTTCACATGAAGACATATTTTCTGATTATGATAGTAATGATTCAAATTTTAATGAAAAgttttatgaatataatgatataaattttgatcaagtatatcaatatatatataaagataaaatacCATCAAATAATCAACAgttaaaatttaaaaaggATCATATGTATTTAGCTCTATTATggataaaagaaaaactatctttatttaataaatataatttattaaatgttAGACAATGTATTCTAGATACAACATCTCTAATAGCTTATCATAAACCATATAAAGAGAAATTAGTTCGTATATTCTTTTCTCGAAATAGGAATTTATTAACTTTTAATTCTATAAACGAAGGAATATTaagtaataaataaataaataaataaataaatatatatatatatatatatatatatatatatatatatatataagtgtACAATTGTTACCACTCActcatatattttatttatactttttttattttacagATATATGTTTAAACGTTCCCGTCTACTCCCCTCTGGAAATAATGGTCAAACACTTAATTTTATGCAGGAATTTATTACGTGAGAAAAAAGGCAATATCGGTATTATTTATGATTGTAGTTATGTATGCCAACCTTATAAAAGATacatgataaaaataaaaaataacaaaaaaaaaagaagatactttaaagaaataagtaccaaattaaaaaacgaaaaaaaTTCACTAAATGGAAAACTCaatgatgataaaagattatctatatttcaataattatatttttatatgaacaaataaaaattgcatcttattatataaaataattatataattttttcccttttattattattatataatttgtattttcatattgtagaaattttaataatattatgtgCTTAACGGCacatttttgttttttccttttattttttttttcttcatacatattaatcatgtatttatatataatatatatatattatatatataatattatatatgttataatttttgaacttaacaatttttaaaaatgttaaaaCGTGTTgcaaatataaatatatatatttttttgaagtAAACGTTTATATgacatatttttatataatataaattattattaatatatttatatatatataggtaACATTACcattatcatataatatatatatatatatatatataattttacatattatttttaatattaacGTTAAATGgctttttttattatacatacaaagataaatatatacataatatatatatatatatatataatattttatttttattacatgCTTGATAATATTAGGATTCaatgataatttttaataaggTATTTAACATGATTTGACAatttttgatatttttcaaatattaataaaatactTCATAAGTTATGTTAAATTCTATTATTACCATTAATTCTGgtatttaaataaaaagggaaaatattaaaaagaaatataaatatacatattatatacatttatattaatacaatgtttattttgtaaataatgtaataaattatatttatgttgatttataatatttataatatgaaacttataatatgattatGTAAAGTAAAATgtcattatatatacatttcGTAAGAGTTTTAATAAGTCAAGAAATAATGAACTAAAAAACCGacaaatagaaaaaaaattatataaaagtaaaaatatatccacaaagaaatatgtaaatgtattatatatgtgttgCAATCCTTTTGGAAGAAAGATTAATCTGAAAGATTgcattttcttttaaatttctttttatatatttaattaaaaaatatttatgttctcatggaaaataatttaacaGAAAGATACATATTCAAGCCTAATTTTTTAGGTGAGGGTTCCTATGGTAAAGTTTATAAGGCATATGATacaattttaaaaaaagaagttGCAATAAAGAAGATGAAATTAAATAAGATAAGTAATTATATTGATGATTGTGGTataaattttgttttattaagagaaattaaaataatgaaggaaattaaacataaaaatattatgagTGCTTTAGATTTGTATTGTGAGAaagattatataaatttagTAATGGAAATAATGGACTATGATTTAGCTAAGATAATAAATCGAAAAATTTTTCTAACAGATAGTCAAAAAAAGTGTATACTTTTACAAATTTTAAATGGTCTAAATgtattacataaatattattttatgcATCGAGATTTATCACCAgcaaatatatttataaataaaaaaggagaAGTTAAATTAGCTGATTTTGGTTTATGTACAAAATATGGTTATGATATGTATTCAGATAAACTATTTAgagataaatataaaaaaaatttaaatcTTACAAGTAAAGTTGTTACTTTATGGTATAGAGCACCAGAATTATTATTGGGaagtaataaatataattcatcTATTGATATGTGGAGTTTTGGTTGTATTTTTGCTGAACTATTACTACAAAAAGCTCTCTTCCCAGGAGAAAATGAAATTGATCAATTaggaaaaatatttttccttttagGTACTCCTAACGAAAATAATTGGCCAGAGGCTCTTTGTCTTCCCTTATATACAGAATTTACACAAGCTACAAAAAAAGattttaaaacatattttaaaatagaTGATGATGATTGTATTGATTTGTTAacatcatttttaaaattaaatgcTCATGAACGTATCAGTGCAGAAGAAGCTATGAAACAcagatatttttttaatgatCCTTTGCCATGTGATATATCACAATTACCTTTCAATGATTTATGAATAAACATTATTTTCGTATTCcaattcttttttttttttttaacatttttatataatttgaCCATTTTGtgtgaaaatatatattattttaattaaagGTATATGATTcaaatgaattatatatatatatatatatattacgaaataaatgaaaaaaaaaagatgtttatatataatatttttatttatccATTTTGAGAATAAttaacacatatatatattatatatatataattatatatattctttaaaaatatttatattatttagtCTCTGTTTTGTTCattccatttttttatgattattatataaatatcactccaataaaattgttttacattttatttgtattttattatattatttaataaatttatattaattttataatatatatatatatatatatatacatataaacatatgtaagtatatttttcattaatatgTATGTCTTTATTGCCTTTTTTTgaagttaaaaaaaaaaagaaaagaaaagaaaaattcAACCAGTTTTTTAAGTATATACAATAATgtgttttatatttctttatatttttttatatttttttaatttatttaattttttttatatgtatattatactGTACAATATAAGTctacataataatatatgtatataaattgttttttctaattcatatttattttatttatattattatatatttatgattctattatatagttattatataaaattgatgaatataatttatactatgtattttaacatatctgaaataaatatattatatatatataaagaattatatggtattcattatattatctatatatatatattatatatataagtatttatttattttttattttttttttgacttattattaagttaaattaaattaaaaagaaatcataaatagatatttattaaaaaatttgtaataaaaacattttacATAACCacaaaattaaataaataaataaataaataaataaatatatgtatatatattaatgtttTAAACGAaggtatatttttttttctggtttttattcttatattaatagttaaataatattttgttttttcttttttcttctttttttttttttttttttttttggtattAATAGTAGAAAggaaaaaagaagatatggagatatattattcagatataaaataaatatttgatattttaatatatataattaattttttatttttttttttatatctttaattttatataataaaatatatcatataattaagatatagatgataaatatggttaaatttttttgttataaaaaggtaaaatatgaatgaataaataaacatatatatgattatatatatatatatataatgatattatttaaccttttcaatatataatataaactATAGATGATAAAATATCTTAATGTTTTgataaacatatattttagtAACCCAGAAGATATGGAACTTTAacaaaagaagaaaaaatgtatagtaataacaatatatttgaaatatataatgaagatGCAAAAAAGTCATGTAGTAACTATGAATGGAAAAgtttaataaaagaagGTTCAGGTAAATGCACAGGTTCAAGTGATGAAGAAGAATTATttgataattttaataataaaaatcGTATGTCTTATAATAAGAAAGAAAGGTATGTagaaattataaagaaaatatgtTCAACTAACGatttaaaacattttaattactatattaataattatgaaaaaataaagaatattaaaGGTATAAAAGTTCGAGGAGAAAATAGAGTATGGGTCTTAATTTTATGCTtgaattttatatattgtaattTGAATGATGACATTATGACTATCCAAGAATTGAAATACCAGATAAAAAGAAACATCAATAAGAAAAAAGTGTATTGCAAACATCTTGctaaaattatatatcttatttgtaataaattagaaataaaaaatttcatAACTAATGATTTATTACCTTTTATGCAAAAATGCAttaagaatattattatgaaaatgaagaatttacagaataatatagataataaagaaagaattaaagtaaaaaaaagagtAAATATCTTTGatgatatttttaattttattaataatgaatcaaatgatgataatatggacatattaaatttaaacagaaaaaatattgacagtaataaatataataatgataataattataataataatgatgataataataattataaaactAATAAGGTTTCAAATACAAACAAGACAAATAACaaagaaaaacataaaTCTCTTCTTGTCaatgaaatatatgttgaaagaagaagaaaaaaaaataaaacaaatgaaaatgattatgataataaagGTAGAACTAATTATAATGACgataatacaaatatacaCATGGATAGTTTagaaaattatacaaatggaaatatctataataaagatattttagaagacataaatttttttgaagattcaaatgatgatgattatTCATCTATATTTGAagatgaagataataaattgaaaaatgaaacaaggtttaatgatattattcctaataatatttttgataaTACAATTAAAAGTAGATCTACCtataatagtaatattgatatgaatgaatatatgattgataatgtttataatatgataaatgataatattaataaggAATCAAGGAgtgttaataataaatcctacagttatattaataataatattaatgaaaatattccttctaaagataataataataataataataataatatgtgtAATGAATTCGTTTCATCAAAACGTTctgtaaataatattaatagaaaaaaaaaaagagaatCAAATAAAGAAATGGAACAAAATCTTTTAATTCAACATTTAGAAAAGAATGTTAATTTATTATCCTTATATTCATGTGTGATAtattctcttttttttttatggaATAAAAATGACAATATGGATacaaatttatatgataaatcAAGTAGATGTAGTGGGAAAAATTTACAATATTTCGTTTGTTCgtctattattataacttttaatgtttttaatataaatataaaagatcATTTAATTTGTATTTCGTTAGATGTTGTgcaaaaaataatgatatctaagaaaaaagaaatgttAATCTTTTTTCACAGTACTATTAATGAATTTTTAGGTTTTCCTATGGATCCTAATTATAAAGAtgtatttctttatttacGCGTTATTTGCagtaattatatattattacaaatgtatctattttatattattttaaataataacattatgaataataaaaataacttccctttcttatttaaacgtattcaattatatatatcaaaattctttttatatatccaAAACGATTTTCTTAGTATATCAGACGTTTTAGTAGATCATGATTTTATGTTTCAATCAGaagataattataaaaatattctaCAACTTTTTTCTGAGAATTATGATAACATTAATTTAAAGAAgttcataaaaaatatggtAAAAAATTACTTGTCACAAGaggaaaaaattatatatgatcaATATTCTTTTGATGACTCATATGATATTGatttgaataatattaacGAGTATTTATCGAAAATGTTAACATACAATCTTATACATATGgaacaaaataaaactATAGTCAATATTAATTCAATATTTAATGCTGATAATTCTgaaatgttttatttacaaaataagAGTATTATGAATTATCACCAGCATTGTAGTGAGGTTGTTTATAATGAGGAGATTTGTATAGAAGATTATGTGAAccaagaaaataaaaaaactAACATAgtaagtaataataatgataataataatgataataataatgataataataatgataataataataataataataataataataataataataataataatgagCATAATATTTCTCCCATTAATAACAATTAcattaataatgataatataaaaaataatgcTTTAAATTATTCTCATAAGAATacacaaaataatattaaaaaagcTATAAATTCAGACGTTAATCATAATTTAAAGGATTCATTGGATTCTTGTGAATTACAAAACTTTTTAAtaagtaatataaatttaaaatgtgatgattttttaaaatatataaataaacaaaataatagaaatatCAAAAATGACAAATTGCCTTCCGATTTTTTTTCGTACCTACCcattttgaaaaaaataaatatgtcCACTATAAATGATACAAATATGGAAATTATATGctataataacataaaaattgtggtacaattctttttttttaatgttataaaaaatattttatataattgttattcttcaaatttttttagTCCAAACAAGTTACATAGTTCTCTTTGTATTCGAAAAAATTCCCAACATGATATTGgagaatataaaaaaaaaatggaagaagaaaatattaagcaatattttaaaagtaaaatagccaaaaaaattatcaacaaaaatgatataataaatgaaaaatatatttcacaCAAAacgtttttttttacatgtgatcaaatatattatatacaaaatttCACAAAGAACAAATTATctaagaaaaatatatatacgatgttaaaagaaaataatattataatacaaaatgTTGAAGACttattagaaaataatttaaaaaatgataaaataatgaaacGAACAAATTTTTTAGGAATATCAAATACACCCCTTGAAGATCTTGAAAATTCAACTGTTACGTGTTCTAgggataaaaataataaatttgtattaaattataatgaagatgaaaaattatGCAATATATCCATTCCAGAATATAGCAAACaatacaataataataaaaaaataaaaataatgttatatcattatgatatattaaaatataattctaaccatgaatataataattgttCTTATTTTAAGAATACATTTGTGCATTTTTTCGATTATAtctataatataaaaatgatgaaagaatataatgatTTAAAGGCAAAAATTTGCCTAAACAAagaatttaatatattattcaatgttcttaataaaatgaattattCATTTGCATATAGagataaaaaattaataaaaatgaatgatTGTCTTTATCATACATATCACATTATaggtataaaaaaaatatcaagtataggatatatttttaactttaaaaatgaattaaatgataatttttccaaagttttaaaaacaaaaatttcAAACATTTTATCCATagaagatatatattttttatttaatagaTTCTTCTATTTTTTACTTATGTACATAAGAAAATTCTGCTgtttttcaaataaaaaagatacTAACATTCCtcaaaatgaaaaagaaacatTTGTAAATTGTGTATGCAACTGCAAACAAGATAACTGttgttataaaataaaaacaattgTCCTGATAAATAACATACAATAAATTATGAAAGTctatacatacatacatatatatacatatatatatatgatcTGTGCATgatttttttgtttttgtttgttcatttgttataatttttttttgttattataaatttttgatcatgaattatataaatattatttcttttttctgTGATTTATATGAACTAAAAACCTCATGtccattttttatttatatatatatatatatatatatatacatatattaaaaaagtttatcattttgtttttaaaatattaaaagtaCAAGAAAAAGGTTAAAgcaaaaaagaaaatttagaagaaaaaaaaaatatactttttaaacaatttgcaaaatataaattaacatcatttaaaaaattgtgaaatattcttttttttttatatatatacaacaaaaataacataaaaaaaaaagttgtaataaaaatgatatatatatatatatatatatacatatatatttctttttgaTTATTGTTATTTCTAAATGATCTAATATGTTAATTCATACTTTGgaaatgatatatatatatatatataatattcaaattgaaagataatgaaaaatgtaaaaatataaataaacaaagatttacaaaataaataaatatatatatattcatatatgaATACATGTCTAAACTagaatatacatataaaaagaCTCACAAGTATTAAGGAAAcaataacaaataaaaaaattaatatatataaaaatattcacaataaatagtaaaaataattatttatttattcatattattttggtgtttgctatatatatatatatatatatatatatatttgctTCCTTTAAATGTAttgaatatttatatttataattttaagGATTTTTTGGGGTTTAAGATTAAGCTTACTGATCcctttctttttttggCCTTTTTCTTCAAATTTGCTTCGAAgcttttcatttttttatcattttcttttgtatCAACGTTGGAAGGTATATCAACAGTAGCCTTTTCTTTTGTCAATTTGGTACGTTTtcctttttcatttttattcaGAATAACAGTCGAAGTCGAAGAAATcgattttttattttttgatgGTTTATCTTCTAAATCTACGTTGGAATCATCTTTTGTAATactattatcattatatacatctgaattattattaatttttgaTTCATTTCTAGTTACACTATAATAACTAGTTATTCGCATTTTCgtattctttttttttgcattATTTTCCAAAGGTTCAACATGAGCTTGATAATTATTTGTCTCAACTTTTTCAGgtgtttttttctttgcCTTTCTATTATTTGAATCGTTAATATTTACACTAACTGTAGtttctttttctatttcatcaaaattatcatttgttttctttttattattactattagTTTTAAGGTGTGCTGTAACTCccttaattttttcataagaTTTTTTTCTTAAGGACTTTATACTCTTAATATCTTCTTCAATATCATTTGAAGTACattcattttcatttatttttatactaCTCAATTCGTCATTCTTATCATCTGCATATTCactctttttttcttttttctttttttttctttttttatcatcttcAAGGATTTCTTCTTGGGCAACATAGTCATCATCATCCTTTTCATGATCACAATCATTTTTCGTATCATCCTTGTTATCATgaatattatcatcattgtcatttttaatatctttCATTGTCATATCTTTCTCTTCTTCAATATTCTCGATACTTTCAAAAGTTTCGGTTATACCGTTTGGTATTTCcttattttcttttatatcatcaACTGTTACGTTGTTTTTTACTTCGTTTTCTAAAATATTCccattttcattattttcatgttctttatcatataaattattaataatactactctttctttttatggaacctttcttcttttcattaaataaaCTTTCATTACTTTTCATGTCAACTTCATTTTGTATTAAATTGCTATCCATATCTTTTTGTGTTTCACAATTCTTTCCTTTTTCGTTTTTAccttttttatcattttcatcaACAACAACTGTATTTAGAATATGttc belongs to Plasmodium reichenowi strain SY57 chromosome 10, whole genome shotgun sequence and includes:
- a CDS encoding MO15-related protein kinase: MENNLTERYIFKPNFLGEGSYGKVYKAYDTILKKEVAIKKMKLNKISNYIDDCGINFVLLREIKIMKEIKHKNIMSALDLYCEKDYINLVMEIMDYDLAKIINRKIFLTDSQKKCILLQILNGLNVLHKYYFMHRDLSPANIFINKKGEVKLADFGLCTKYGYDMYSDKLFRDKYKKNLNLTSKVVTLWYRAPELLLGSNKYNSSIDMWSFGCIFAELLLQKALFPGENEIDQLGKIFFLLGTPNENNWPEALCLPLYTEFTQATKKDFKTYFKIDDDDCIDLLTSFLKLNAHERISAEEAMKHRYFFNDPLPCDISQLPFNDL
- a CDS encoding hypothetical protein (conserved Plasmodium protein, unknown function) gives rise to the protein MYSNNNIFEIYNEDAKKSCSNYEWKSLIKEGSGKCTGSSDEEELFDNFNNKNRMSYNKKERYVEIIKKICSTNDLKHFNYYINNYEKIKNIKGIKVRGENRVWVLILCLNFIYCNLNDDIMTIQELKYQIKRNINKKKVYCKHLAKIIYLICNKLEIKNFITNDLLPFMQKCIKNIIMKMKNLQNNIDNKERIKVKKRVNIFDDIFNFINNESNDDNMDILNLNRKNIDSNKYNNDNNYNNNDDNNNYKTNKVSNTNKTNNKEKHKSLLVNEIYVERRRKKNKTNENDYDNKGRTNYNDDNTNIHMDSLENYTNGNIYNKDILEDINFFEDSNDDDYSSIFEDEDNKLKNETRFNDIIPNNIFDNTIKSRSTYNSNIDMNEYMIDNVYNMINDNINKESRSVNNKSYSYINNNINENIPSKDNNNNNNNNMCNEFVSSKRSVNNINRKKKRESNKEMEQNLLIQHLEKNVNLLSLYSCVIYSLFFLWNKNDNMDTNLYDKSSRCSGKNLQYFVCSSIIITFNVFNINIKDHLICISLDVVQKIMISKKKEMLIFFHSTINEFLGFPMDPNYKDVFLYLRVICSNYILLQMYLFYIILNNNIMNNKNNFPFLFKRIQLYISKFFLYIQNDFLSISDVLVDHDFMFQSEDNYKNILQLFSENYDNINLKKFIKNMVKNYLSQEEKIIYDQYSFDDSYDIDLNNINEYLSKMLTYNLIHMEQNKTIVNINSIFNADNSEMFYLQNKSIMNYHQHCSEVVYNEEICIEDYVNQENKKTNIVSNNNDNNNDNNNDNNNDNNNNNNNNNNNNNNNEHNISPINNNYINNDNIKNNALNYSHKNTQNNIKKAINSDVNHNLKDSLDSCELQNFLISNINLKCDDFLKYINKQNNRNIKNDKLPSDFFSYLPILKKINMSTINDTNMEIICYNNIKIVVQFFFFNVIKNILYNCYSSNFFSPNKLHSSLCIRKNSQHDIGEYKKKMEEENIKQYFKSKIAKKIINKNDIINEKYISHKTFFFTCDQIYYIQNFTKNKLSKKNIYTMLKENNIIIQNVEDLLENNLKNDKIMKRTNFLGISNTPLEDLENSTVTCSRDKNNKFVLNYNEDEKLCNISIPEYSKQYNNNKKIKIMLYHYDILKYNSNHEYNNCSYFKNTFVHFFDYIYNIKMMKEYNDLKAKICLNKEFNILFNVLNKMNYSFAYRDKKLIKMNDCLYHTYHIIGIKKISSIGYIFNFKNELNDNFSKVLKTKISNILSIEDIYFLFNRFFYFLLMYIRKFCCFSNKKDTNIPQNEKETFVNCVCNCKQDNCCYKIKTIVLINNIQ